In Erigeron canadensis isolate Cc75 chromosome 7, C_canadensis_v1, whole genome shotgun sequence, one DNA window encodes the following:
- the LOC122608313 gene encoding DUF21 domain-containing protein At4g14240-like, whose protein sequence is MNILTLALAAGVGSGAARSRSIVTDVNDIEFGNPMWFIYAGISCVLVLFAGIMSGLTLGLMSLGVVDLEILHRSGTNKEKKQAAAILPVVQKQHQLLVTLLLCNAAAMEALPIYLDKIFHPAVAVVLSVTFVLIFGEVIPQAISARYGLAVGANFVGLVRVLMIICFPIAYPVGKVLDALIGHNDALFRRAQLKALVSIHSQEAGKGGELTHDEATIISGALDLTEKTAEEAMTPIESTFSLDVNSKLDWEAIGKILAKGHSRVPVYSGNPKNIIGLLLVKSLLTVRAETETPVSDVSIRKIPRVPAHMPLYDILNEFQKGGSHMAAVVKVKSKDHPPPNVVDRKLADVGDRKVTGKKTKGYTDVTKPLLPKVEEEPDHVVNIDENSKPALQHAGVTTQSLNFLTDDVEDGEVIGIITLEDVFEELLQEEIVDETDVYIDVHKRIRVVAAAAASSVARAPSTRRLVAQRATGVKEDKDKPPRL, encoded by the exons ATGAATATACTAACTCTAGCTTTAGCAGCCGGAGTAGGTTCCGGAGCTGCTAGAAGCCGTTCAATAGTTACTGATGTTAACGATATAGAATTCGGAAACCCTATGTGGTTCATATACGCCGGAATTTCGTGTGTGTTAGTTTTATTCGCCGGAATAATGTCCGGCTTAACGCTAGGATTGATGTCGCTCGGCGTTGTTGATCTCGAGATTCTTCATAGAAGTGGAACCAATAAAGAGAAGAAACAAgcag CTGCTATTCTGCCAGTTGTCCAAAAGCAACATCAGCTTCTTGTGACGTTGCTTCTGTGTAATGCTGCAGCCATGGAG GCTCTTCCTATTTACCTGGATAAGATATTTCATCCGGCTGTTGCAGTTGTGTTGTCTGTGACCTTTGTACTGATCTTTGGAGAG GTAATTCCACAAGCAATATCAGCAAGGTATGGACTTGCTGTGGGTGCCAACTTTGTGGGCCTTGTTCGAGTTTTGATGATCATTTGCTTTCCTATTGCTTATCCTGTTGGAAAG GTTTTAGATGCTTTAATTGGGCATAATGATGCCTTGTTTCGGCGTGCCCAGTTGAAAGCTTTGGTCTCTATTCACAGCCAAGAG GCTGGTAAAGGGGGTGAACTTACCCATGATGAGGCTACAATTATTAGTGGAGCACTTGATTTGACGGAAAAG ACTGCAGAGGAGGCAATGACACCTATTGAATCAACATTCTCTCTAGATGTCAATTCAAAGTTGGATTG GGAAGCAATTGGAAAAATCCTTGCTAAAGGCCATAGCCGTGTTCCTGTCTATTCCGGAAATCCAAAAAACATCATTGGGCTTCTATTG GTGAAAAGTCTTCTTACAGTTAGGGCTGAAACAGAGACTCCAGTTAGTGATGTGTCCATAAGGAAAATTCCCAG GGTTCCTGCACACATGCCATTGTATGACATTCTTAATGAATTCCAGAAAGGTGGTAGTCATATGGCGGCTGTAGTTAAAGTCAAAAGCAAAGATCATCCACCTCCTAATGTTGTTGATAGAAAGCTTGCTGATGTTGGTGATCGTAAAGTTACTGGGAAAAAGACAAAAGGATATACAGATGTAACTAAACCATTGTTACCCAAGGTTGAAGAGGAACCGGATCATGTGGTCAATATTGACGAGAATTCTAAGCCGGCCTTGCAACATGCAGGTGTCACAACACAAAGTCTGAATTTTCTTACTGATGATGTTGAAGATGGAGAAGTTATCGGGATCATAACCCTGGAAGACGTCTTTGAAGAGCTTCTACAG gaggaaattgttgatgaaactgATGTGTATATAGACGTACATAAAAG AATACGGGtagttgctgctgctgctgcctCATCTGTAGCTCGAGCACCCTCAACCAGAAGGCTAGTCGCTCAAAGAGCCACT GGGGTCAAAGAAGACAAGGACAAACCACCACGATTGTAA
- the LOC122608314 gene encoding probable glutathione peroxidase 4 — translation MGSSVSVPESSSVHDFIVKDSKGKDVDLSIYKGKVLLIVNVASKCGLTNSNYTQLTELYRKYKDKGFEILAFPCNQFLQQEPGTVEETVQFVCERFNAEYPIFGKVKVNGNNAAPLYKYLKANGGGFMGTSIKWNFTKFLISKQGYVLRRLGPTTEPSTIEIDIQKALEEPYDEIQTEKHNDLRKEEIEG, via the exons ATGGGTTCTTCTGTGTCTGTGCCTGAATCATCATCTGTCCATGATTTCATTGTCAAG GATAGCAAAGGAAAGGATGTGGATCTTAGCATATATAAAGGGAAAGTCCTGCTAATTGTTAATGTTGCTTCGAAATG TGGATTAACGAATTCAAATTATACACAACTTACAGAGCTTTACAGGAAATATAAGGATAAAG GTTTTGAGATCTTGGCTTTTCCGTGCAATCAATTCTTGCAACAAGAACCAGGAACAGTAGAAGAGACGGTCCAGTTTGTCTGTGAGAGGTTCAATGCTGAATACCCCATCTTTGGAAAG GTAAAAGTTAATGGCAATAATGCAGCACCATTATACAAATACTTGAAAGCTAATGGGGGTGGATTCATGGGGACTTCAATCAAATGGAACTTCACCAAGTTCCTTATTAGCAAGCAAGGATATGTATTACGCCGACTAGGGCCGACCACTGAACCATCAACCATTGAG ATTGACATTCAAAAAGCATTAGAAGAGCCCTATGATGAGATTCAAACTGAAAAACATAATGACCTTAGAAAGGAAGAGATAGAAGGTTGA
- the LOC122606713 gene encoding protein HUA2-LIKE 2-like, with protein sequence MAPNRRKGVSKAAAAAAACKKWKVGDLVLAKVKGFPAWPATVSEPEKWGYSVDWKKVLVFFFGTQQIAFCNPADVEAFTEEKKESLLSKRHGKGADFVRAVREIIESFEELKKQKEIDSVSLISQTALTNGVKSEDCVASTGSKDEPLAPNTDSPPKVSDSLRNNDGDSFTSEDVPHKGEKMSEEPNGSREVTRASLPTTYSRKKYSGAQASAIHGRVPSARRSRSSVRAEPCRYQTEDVMSNGTSLRDVSQRRPKRVRTSPGSSDGPDKGSNTSPEENGSGIVTVETDTKSFNEGNCVQSGYNKVTENDCDMRLSQTLEFQTKAIIIKKKRKPSRKRATTVTSDKQSASGMDVDKSEPVQNTDTEITAGKYTKEDGDEHLPLVKRARVRMGRTSLSLEELGTVNKSNVSSDADDMPTEDKTLAGQEETDPSFSLRKCMVNKPPLWEANKIKNFGCLVDGEAALPPSKRLHRALEAMSANVAEDRQLSPGGPSTMKTVINGSLSIESKETDEPEVEKVNSHSNGICSSLTPLVEPNEPVNEVNTCIQPSSTINSLTHEQLVEIGDGKGSVMLPSFTETLEKTAYLQSPKPVSYATEKREILPECNEASVPSIHDFTTECEIENLEVNRASKKDSCNESGSGASSDPVSSNVENEVVSHDVNLLQSSPQKSCNMEDRPFEDDGNDTTILENAEGTRKLNMEVGDSPSLTTLKELKGVDPCPEASHSTCNVGDSLSDKSVSGTQTSSLPTDAFDSTVSRASPPSTSIPNVLSKSDNSNLLENSCRSPEKPKHTGSKWSTMSEANAALASFEASLGALTRTKKSIDRATRIAIDCAKFGIAVKVVETIARSLEAASSLHKRVDLFFLVDSIAQCSRGLKGDVGGLYPSAIQAVLPRLLLAAAPPGSSGLENRRQCLKVLKVWQDRKILPEPMIRHHIRELDSLNNMSSRIGNSSRRPFRNERAFDDPVREVEGMLVDEYGSNSSIQLSGLCMPTMLKEDEKDGSDSDAEGFEAVTPERDPEVSDEHERVLTPATDKHTHVLEDVDGELEMEDVSPSRESAGTSHHQVTHLPTYGPPLPKDLPPSSPPLPNSPPPLSASLPPPPPPPPPSLLPPPPPLLTSPHPASLPLPPLASLPPPPITSIPPPPPASLPPPPPVSLPPPPPVSFPPPPPISLPPPSPSASIPPPPSASIPVQPTLPDTVGNFPDANLYAMNQNGNDDPQPSSTSQLVQYHPSEVRDPRVDMHVPESSNSCSYSVPRPPVQAANNVHLRPPHPAPSSQFSYFQSDQSSREIPPPSYPGRFHFVNSTDTGNFHSDHDRMHIPPHDDGWRFPPHPFSGPCHPDGPRGRYPPNMYAGPYCEPPMSGNWHYPVRPTNYRDMAPHRPYPEAPVPMVTRGPNFWRPR encoded by the exons ATGGCACCTAATCGACGAAAAGGTGTTAGTAAAGCGGCGGCGGCGGCCGCCGCTTGTAAGAAGTGGAAGGTCGGCGATCTTGTTCTTGCTAAAGTTAAAGGCTTTCCTGCTTGGCCTGCTACG GTTAGTGAGCCGGAAAAGTGGGGATACTCTGTTGACTGGAAGAAAGTTTTAGTTTTCTTCTTTGGAACCCAACAAAT AGCGTTCTGCAATCCAGCTGATGTTGAGGCTTTCACGGAAGAGAAGAAAGAGTCTCTTTTGAGTAAACGCCATGGTAAAGGTGCAGATTTTGTTCGGGCCGTAAGGGAGATAATTGAAAGTTTTGAAGAGCTCAAAAAACAGAAGGAAATTGATAGCGTTAGTTTAATCAGTCAAACTGCCTTAACCAATGGTGTCAAGTCAGAGGACTGTGTTGCCAGTACTGGTTCAAAGGACGAGCCACTCGCACCTAATACCGACTCGCCCCCAAAAGTGTCAGATTCTTTAAGAAATAATGATGGTGATTCCTTTACCTCAGAAGATGTTCCCCACAAGGGGGAAAAGATGTCCGAGGAGCCTAATGGCAGTCGGGAAGTCACAAGGGCATCTTTACCAACCACATACTCAAGAAAGAAATATTCGGGTGCTCAGGCGTCAGCAATACATGGAAGGGTACCATCTGCTCGAAGGTCAAGAAGTTCGGTGAGGGCAGAGCCCTGCAGATATCAGACAGAAGATGTTATGAGTAATGGTACTTCATTACGGGATGTTAGTCAAAGGAGGCCCAAAAGGGTCAGGACATCTCCAGGTTCATCAGATGGACCAGATAAGGGTTCAAATACAAGTCCCGAGGAAAACGGTTCCGGAATTGTTACGGTTGAAACTGATACCAAGAGTTTTAATGAAGGGAACTGTGTACAATCTGGTTATAATAAGGTCACGGAAAATGACTGTGACATGCGTTTGAGCCAGACACTTGAATTTCAAACTAAAGCTATCATTatcaagaagaaaagaaagccCAGTAGAAAACGGGCTACCACTGTTACCTCGGACAAGCAATCAGCTTCTGGCATGGATGTAGATAAATCTGAACCAGTTCAGAATACTGATACTGAAATAACTGCTGGAAAGTATACGAAGGAAGATGGTGATGAGCACTTGCCTCTAGTCAAACGTGCTCGGGTTCGAATGGGTCGAACCTCACTATCTTTGGAAGAACTCGGGACTGTCAATAAATCGAATGTTTCAAGCGATGCAGATGACATGCCTACAGAGGATAAAACATTGGCTGGTCAGGAAGAAACTGACCCATCTTTCTCATTGAGAAAATGCATGGTTAATAAGCCTCCATTATGGGAAGCTAACAAGATTAAGAATTTTGGTTGCTTAGTCGATGGTGAAGCTGCTTTACCACCATCTAAGCGACTCCATCGTGCTCTGGAAGCTATGTCTGCTAATGTTGCAGAAGATAGACAACTTTCTCCTGGTGGACCATCTACCATGAAAACCGTAATTAACGGATCTCTTTCCATTGAGAGCAAGGAAACTGATGAGCCTGAAGTAGAAAAAGTGAACTCCCACAGTAATGGAATATGTAGCAGTTTAACTCCATTGGTTGAACCGAATGAGCCAGTCAATGAGGTTAACACTTGCATTCAACCTTCTAGTACTATTAACAGCCTGACGCATGAGCAGCTTGTAGAAATTGGCGATGGTAAAGGGTCTGTTATGTTGCCTTCTTTTACTGAAACTCTTGAAAAAACTGCGTACCTGCAAAGCCCAAAACCCGTTTCTTATGCTACTGAAAAGAGAGAGATTCTCCCTGAATGTAATGAAGCTTCTGTTCCGTCTATACATGATTTTACTACTGAGTGTGAAATTGAAAATTTGGAGGTGAATAGGGCAAGCAAAAAAGATTCTTGCAATGAGTCTGGCTCTGGGGCGAGTTCAGATCCTGTATCAAGCAATGTGGAAAATGAAGTTGTTTCACATGATGTCAATTTGTTGCAGTCTTCTCCCCAGAAAAGCTGCAATATGGAGGATCGTCCTTTCGAAGACGACGGCAATGACACGACAAT ACTGGAAAATGCCGAAGGAACCAGAAAGTTAAACATGGAAGTAGGTGATTCTCCATCTTTAACCACACTGAAAGAGTTGAAGGGTGTTGACCCGTGTCCTGAGGCGTCTCATTCAACTTGTAATGTTGGAGATAGCTTGAGTGATAAAAGTGTGTCAGGTACCCAGACATCCTCTCTTCCGACTGATGCGTTTGACTCAACTGTCTCACGAGCCTCTCCGCCCAGTACTTCAATTCCCAATGTATTATCGAAGTCAGATAATAGTAATTTGCTTGAAAACAGTTGTCGTAGTCCTGAGAAACCAAAACACACTGGTAGCAAATGGAGCACTATGTCCGAAGCAAATGCTGCTCTTGCTTCTTTTGAAGCCAGTCTCGGGGCTTTAACACGCACAAAGAAAAGCATTGACCGAGCTACACGCATTGCTATTGACTGTGCTAAATTTGGTATTGCTGTTAAG GTAGTGGAGACTATTGCTCGTAGTTTGGAAGCTGCATCAAGTTTACATAAACGGGTGGACCTGTTCTTTCTTGTGGATTCTATTGCTCAATGTTCTCGAGGTCTGAAAG GTGATGTGGGTGGTTTGTATCCTTCAGCGATCCAAGCAGTGCTACCACGGTTATTATTGGCTGCCGCTCCTCCAGGAAGTAGTGGTCTTGAAAACCGTAGGCAGTGTTTAAAG GTTCTGAAGGTGTGGCAAGATAGGAAGATTCTCCCAGAACCAATGATCCGTCACCATATTCGGGAGCTTGATTCCCTTAACAACATGTCGTCTAGGATTGGTAATTCATCTCGACGCCCCTTTAGAAATGAAAGGGCGTTTGATGATCCAGTTAGGGAAGTTGAGGGTATGCTAGTTGACGAGTATGGAAG CAATTCAAGCATACAACTATCTGGTCTCTGCATGCCAACGATGCTGAAGGAGGATGAAAAAGATGGTAGCGATTCTGATGCAGAAGGTTTTGAAGCTGTAACTCCTGAACGGGATCCTGAAGTTTCTGATGAACATGAAAGGGTGCTTACACCTGCAACTGATAAGCATACCCACGTATTGGAGGATGTTGATGGTGAGCTTGAAATGGAAGATGTTTCTCCCTCACGTGAAAGTGCAGGGACATCTCATCATCAAGTCACGCATTTGCCAACTTATGGCCCGCCATTGCCCAAGGATTTGCCACCGTCATCTCCACCTCTCCCCAATTCTCCTCCACCTCTTTCTGCTTCccttccaccaccaccaccacctccccCTCCCTCTCTTCTGCCACCTCCTCCACCGTTACTTACTTCCCCTCACCCGGCCTCTCTTCCTTTACCTCCTCTGGCTTCTCTTCCTCCACCTCCTATCACATCCATTCCTCCACCTCCTCCAGCCTCTCTCCCTCCACCTCCTCCGGTCTCTCTCCCTCCACCTCCTCCGGTCTCTTTCCCTCCACCTCCTCCAATTTCACTTCCTCCTCCTTCTCCTTCAGCCTCCATTCCTCCACCACCCTCAGCTTCCATTCCTGTACAGCCTACATTACCCGACACAGTGGGTAACTTCCCTGATGCCAATCTTTATGCTATGAATCAG AACGGTAATGATGATCCGCAGCCGTCCTCTACCTCCCAGTTGGTTCAGTACCATCCTTCTGAAGTAAGAGACCCTCGTGTTGATATGCATGTTCCTGAATCATCTAATTCATGCTCTTACAGTGTCCCTCGCCCACCTGTTCAAGCTGCCAATAACGTGCATTTGAGACCACCTCACCCTGCTCCATCATCTCAGTTTTCATATTTTCAATCAGATCAGTCGAGTAGGGAGATTCCACCTCCATCTTATCCTGGTAGATTCCATTTTGTTAACAGTACAGACACTGGAAATTTTCACAGTGATCATGACAGAATGCACATTCCGCCACATGATGACGGCTGGAGGTTTCCACCCCATCCATTCTCTG GTCCATGTCATCCTGATGGCCCTAGAGGACGGTATCCTCCTAACATGTATGCTGGTCCATATTGCGAGCCACCAATGTCCGGGAATTGGCATTATCCTGTACGGCCCACAAATTATAGAGATATGGCACCTCATAGGCCATACCCTGAAGCGCCAGTTCCCATGGTTACTAGAG GTCCAAACTTTTGGAGACCACGGTGA